Proteins co-encoded in one Solea senegalensis isolate Sse05_10M linkage group LG8, IFAPA_SoseM_1, whole genome shotgun sequence genomic window:
- the tpst1 gene encoding protein-tyrosine sulfotransferase 1 isoform X1 → MIGKLKQNLLVACLVISSVTVFYLGRHAMECHHRIEERSQSVGILPLSALGGSMRTTLRTGQNLSTPFVYNKDMPLIFIGGVPRSGTTLMRAMLDAHPEVRCGEETRVIPRILAMKQMWSRSGREKMRLDEAGVTDEVLDAAMQAFLLEIIVKHGEPANFLCNKDPFSLKSLAYLAKIFPHAKFVLMIRDGRASVHSMISRKVTIAGFDLGSYRDCLTKWNRAIETMYTQCLEAADKCLPVHYEQLVLHPEKWMKTLLKFLDIPWNDAVLHHEELIGKAGGVSLSKVERSTDQVIKPVNVEALSKWVGKIPADVVRDMAVIAPMLSRLGYDPHANPPNYGRPDAKVLDNTRRVFKGEFQLPDFLKEQPQIQKSAERSNPS, encoded by the exons ATGATTGGCAAGCTGAAACAGAATTTGCTGGTGGCCTGTCTGGTCATCAGCTCAGTCACAGTATTCTACCTGGGCCGCCATGCCATGGAGTGCCATCATCGCATCGAGGAGCGCAGCCAGTCAGTTGGAATCCTGCCTCTGTCAGCACTGGGAGGCAGCATGAGGACCACCTTACGGACAGGACAGAATCTCAGCACACCTTTTGTTTACAACAAAGACATGCCACTTATCTTCATCGGTGGTGTGCCGCGAAGTGGAACTACACTGATGCGAGCAATGCTGGATGCCCACCCAGAAGTACGCTGTGGAGAGGAAACCCGTGTCATCCCACGTATCCTGGCCATGAAGCAGATGTGGAGCCGCTCAGGCCGGGAGAAGATGCGCCTGGATGAGGCAGGTGTGACGGATGAGGTGCTGGACGCTGCCATGCAGGCTTTTTTGCTGGAAATCATCGTCAAACATGGTGAGCCTGCCAACTTCCTGTGCAACAAGGACCCTTTTTCCCTGAAGTCACTTGCCTACCTGGCCAAAATCTTTCCCCATGCCAAGTTTGTACTCATGATTCGTGATGGGCGGGCTTCAGTCCACTCCATGATCTCACGGAAGGTGACCATTGCAGGCTTTGATCTTGGCAGCTACCGGGACTGCCTGACAAAGTGGAACCGGGCTATAGAGACCATGTACACTCAGTGCCTGGAGGCAGCTGATAAATGCTTACCAGTGCACTATGAACAGTTGGTCCTCCATCCTGAAAAATGGATGAAGACACTACTTAAATTCCTTGACATTCCTTGGAATGATGCGGTTCTCCACCATGAGGAGCTCATTGGGAAAGCTGGAGGAGTGTCCCTCTCCAA GGTGGAGAGGTCCACAGACCAGGTCATCAAACCTGTCAACGTCGAGGCCTTGTCCAAGTGGGTGGGGAAAATCCCAGCAGACGTGGTGAGGGACATGGCTGTCATCGCTCCAATGCTGTCCAGACTGGGCTACGATCCTCATGCCAACCCTCCCAACTATGGCCGGCCTGACGCTAAAGTCCTAGACAACACCAGAAGG GTCTTTAAAGGTGAATTTCAGCTTCCAGATTTCCTAAAAGAACAACCACAG ATCCAGAAATCTGCAGAGAGATCCAACCCCAGTTAG
- the tpst1 gene encoding protein-tyrosine sulfotransferase 1 isoform X2 encodes MIGKLKQNLLVACLVISSVTVFYLGRHAMECHHRIEERSQSVGILPLSALGGSMRTTLRTGQNLSTPFVYNKDMPLIFIGGVPRSGTTLMRAMLDAHPEVRCGEETRVIPRILAMKQMWSRSGREKMRLDEAGVTDEVLDAAMQAFLLEIIVKHGEPANFLCNKDPFSLKSLAYLAKIFPHAKFVLMIRDGRASVHSMISRKVTIAGFDLGSYRDCLTKWNRAIETMYTQCLEAADKCLPVHYEQLVLHPEKWMKTLLKFLDIPWNDAVLHHEELIGKAGGVSLSKVERSTDQVIKPVNVEALSKWVGKIPADVVRDMAVIAPMLSRLGYDPHANPPNYGRPDAKVLDNTRRIQKSAERSNPS; translated from the exons ATGATTGGCAAGCTGAAACAGAATTTGCTGGTGGCCTGTCTGGTCATCAGCTCAGTCACAGTATTCTACCTGGGCCGCCATGCCATGGAGTGCCATCATCGCATCGAGGAGCGCAGCCAGTCAGTTGGAATCCTGCCTCTGTCAGCACTGGGAGGCAGCATGAGGACCACCTTACGGACAGGACAGAATCTCAGCACACCTTTTGTTTACAACAAAGACATGCCACTTATCTTCATCGGTGGTGTGCCGCGAAGTGGAACTACACTGATGCGAGCAATGCTGGATGCCCACCCAGAAGTACGCTGTGGAGAGGAAACCCGTGTCATCCCACGTATCCTGGCCATGAAGCAGATGTGGAGCCGCTCAGGCCGGGAGAAGATGCGCCTGGATGAGGCAGGTGTGACGGATGAGGTGCTGGACGCTGCCATGCAGGCTTTTTTGCTGGAAATCATCGTCAAACATGGTGAGCCTGCCAACTTCCTGTGCAACAAGGACCCTTTTTCCCTGAAGTCACTTGCCTACCTGGCCAAAATCTTTCCCCATGCCAAGTTTGTACTCATGATTCGTGATGGGCGGGCTTCAGTCCACTCCATGATCTCACGGAAGGTGACCATTGCAGGCTTTGATCTTGGCAGCTACCGGGACTGCCTGACAAAGTGGAACCGGGCTATAGAGACCATGTACACTCAGTGCCTGGAGGCAGCTGATAAATGCTTACCAGTGCACTATGAACAGTTGGTCCTCCATCCTGAAAAATGGATGAAGACACTACTTAAATTCCTTGACATTCCTTGGAATGATGCGGTTCTCCACCATGAGGAGCTCATTGGGAAAGCTGGAGGAGTGTCCCTCTCCAA GGTGGAGAGGTCCACAGACCAGGTCATCAAACCTGTCAACGTCGAGGCCTTGTCCAAGTGGGTGGGGAAAATCCCAGCAGACGTGGTGAGGGACATGGCTGTCATCGCTCCAATGCTGTCCAGACTGGGCTACGATCCTCATGCCAACCCTCCCAACTATGGCCGGCCTGACGCTAAAGTCCTAGACAACACCAGAAGG ATCCAGAAATCTGCAGAGAGATCCAACCCCAGTTAG